The Fortiea contorta PCC 7126 genome has a segment encoding these proteins:
- a CDS encoding efflux RND transporter periplasmic adaptor subunit, with translation MTTNTSNPVDSSALIPEIKKTKRRYHWLSWLLILSFLGGISYVIYRQVVVLPKQEAKRRVLTQPVERRSLPITISANGTVKPERSINISPKNSGILKKLLVKEGDIVKKGQIMAYMDDSNFQGQLTQARGQLAQVEASLQKAQAGNRPQDIAQAQAQVDEAKANLQKAQAGNRPQDIAQAQARLTSTQATLNKTEDDFRRNQELYNSGVISLQTLNQKRADLDSAKAAVNEAQQALALQKAGSRPEDIEQAQAAVRQRQQALSLLQAGNRPEDIAQARAQVISARGSLQNIQTQINDTIIRAPFDGLITKKYADPGAFVTPTTAASSVSSSLSSSILSLASVNQVVANLAETNIARITLGQAVTIKADAYPGKTFTGRVSQIASQATVEQNVTSFEVKIALSDPQRLLRSGMNVAAEFQAGQLENALVVPTAAVVRRERATGVFVMGTDSEPVFTRIETGITVNNLTEVKSGLNGDEKVLLSFPPGSRPQSTPRGGVFPGASGGSGRRSGGAP, from the coding sequence ATGACAACTAACACATCAAACCCTGTAGATTCGTCGGCTTTGATTCCCGAAATCAAGAAAACAAAACGCCGATATCATTGGTTATCTTGGTTGCTAATCCTCAGCTTTCTTGGCGGAATTAGCTATGTAATTTATCGTCAGGTAGTTGTGCTACCAAAACAAGAAGCAAAACGTCGCGTGCTCACACAACCTGTAGAAAGACGAAGCCTACCCATCACAATTTCTGCTAACGGTACAGTCAAGCCCGAAAGGTCAATCAATATCAGCCCGAAAAATTCCGGTATTTTGAAAAAACTATTAGTCAAAGAAGGAGATATCGTCAAAAAAGGTCAAATAATGGCTTACATGGACGATTCCAACTTCCAAGGTCAACTCACCCAAGCGCGAGGACAGTTAGCCCAAGTCGAAGCAAGTCTGCAAAAAGCCCAAGCCGGGAATCGTCCCCAAGATATCGCCCAAGCCCAAGCCCAAGTAGATGAAGCCAAAGCAAATCTACAAAAAGCCCAAGCGGGGAATCGTCCCCAAGATATCGCCCAAGCCCAAGCAAGGCTCACCAGCACCCAAGCAACCTTGAATAAAACCGAAGACGACTTCCGTCGCAATCAAGAACTTTATAATTCCGGAGTCATCTCCCTACAAACTCTCAACCAAAAACGCGCGGATTTAGACAGCGCCAAAGCAGCAGTTAATGAAGCGCAACAAGCCCTCGCTCTGCAAAAAGCCGGCTCACGACCAGAAGACATTGAACAAGCCCAAGCAGCAGTCAGACAAAGACAACAAGCTTTATCACTGCTCCAAGCCGGAAATCGCCCAGAAGATATCGCCCAAGCACGTGCTCAGGTAATTTCCGCTCGCGGTTCACTACAAAACATTCAAACCCAAATCAACGACACCATTATTCGCGCACCTTTCGATGGGTTGATAACAAAGAAATACGCTGACCCTGGCGCCTTCGTTACTCCCACCACCGCTGCTAGCTCTGTTTCCTCATCCCTATCCTCATCCATTCTTTCCCTCGCTTCCGTCAATCAAGTTGTCGCCAATTTAGCCGAAACCAACATCGCCAGAATCACCCTTGGTCAAGCAGTCACAATTAAAGCCGATGCATATCCTGGTAAAACCTTTACAGGTCGAGTCAGTCAAATTGCGTCCCAAGCGACAGTAGAGCAAAACGTCACCAGCTTTGAAGTCAAAATCGCCCTCTCAGACCCCCAACGCTTACTGCGCTCCGGAATGAACGTAGCCGCAGAATTTCAAGCTGGTCAATTAGAGAACGCTTTAGTAGTACCAACAGCCGCAGTTGTTCGGCGAGAACGAGCGACAGGTGTTTTCGTTATGGGAACCGATAGTGAGCCAGTATTTACACGTATTGAAACCGGAATAACCGTCAACAATTTAACAGAAGTTAAATCAGGATTGAATGGCGACGAAAAAGTATTACTCAGTTTTCCGCCAGGTTCCAGACCACAATCAACACCGCGAGGAGGTGTATTCCCCGGCGCCAGCGGCGGTAGTGGTCGCCGTTCAGGTGGTGCGCCTTAA
- a CDS encoding ABC transporter permease: MFKSFHKTKNTRTVPIWEILSMAVETLWSNKLRTGLTMLGVIIGISSVIAITSVGQGVQKGVEQQIQALGTNVLQVLAGAARSGNVRQGVGSSSTLTWEDAKAIATQAPSVDMVSAYLQRNAQVVYDGQNTSTTVYGTDLNYPDARNTYPQEGRFFTQEELDTSAQVAILGPTVKATLFGRSSNVIGERIRIQGEGYEVIGVMEPKGAQGPIDRDDQIFIPLTSMSGRLVGNNALAGISVSGILVKASDAEKLEAAQFQVTNLLRLRHNIYPPQADDFRLTNQADIVSTFTNVVGLFTIMVVAIAGISLVVGGIGIANIMLVSVVERTREIGIRKAVGATKSAILNQFLAEAIVISIIGGGIGMVTGVVLAFAAANIFKFPFVISILSVIAGLGLSLTVGLMAGVIPARNAAKLDPITALRSD, from the coding sequence ATGTTTAAAAGTTTTCATAAAACCAAAAACACTCGTACCGTCCCCATTTGGGAAATTTTATCAATGGCGGTGGAAACCCTGTGGAGTAACAAACTACGCACAGGTTTAACCATGCTGGGCGTGATTATTGGGATTTCCTCAGTGATTGCGATTACTTCCGTGGGTCAGGGAGTGCAAAAGGGCGTGGAACAACAAATCCAAGCATTAGGTACAAATGTATTGCAAGTTTTAGCCGGCGCAGCTAGAAGCGGAAATGTGCGTCAGGGAGTGGGTTCTAGTAGCACTTTAACCTGGGAAGATGCAAAAGCGATCGCCACACAAGCCCCATCTGTAGACATGGTTTCAGCTTATCTACAACGCAATGCCCAAGTAGTTTACGACGGACAAAACACATCCACAACTGTTTATGGCACAGATTTAAATTACCCGGACGCCAGGAATACTTATCCTCAAGAAGGGAGATTTTTCACTCAAGAGGAGTTAGATACCTCTGCTCAGGTAGCTATTCTCGGCCCTACAGTGAAAGCGACACTTTTTGGACGAAGTAGCAATGTCATCGGCGAAAGAATTCGCATTCAAGGGGAAGGTTATGAAGTCATTGGGGTGATGGAGCCTAAAGGTGCTCAAGGGCCGATAGATAGAGATGACCAAATTTTTATTCCCCTCACTAGTATGTCGGGGCGACTAGTAGGAAATAACGCCTTAGCGGGGATTTCTGTGAGTGGAATTTTAGTAAAAGCTAGTGATGCAGAAAAGTTAGAAGCGGCTCAATTTCAAGTGACAAATTTGTTGCGTCTCCGACATAACATTTATCCACCACAAGCTGATGATTTCCGTTTGACTAACCAAGCAGATATTGTGAGCACATTTACAAATGTTGTGGGTTTATTTACGATTATGGTAGTAGCGATCGCTGGCATTTCTTTAGTCGTTGGCGGTATAGGTATTGCCAATATTATGTTAGTTTCTGTTGTCGAACGTACGAGAGAAATTGGCATTCGCAAAGCCGTAGGAGCCACCAAATCAGCAATTTTAAATCAATTTTTAGCAGAAGCGATCGTCATTTCTATTATTGGTGGTGGTATTGGGATGGTAACAGGAGTTGTGTTAGCTTTTGCGGCAGCTAATATTTTTAAATTTCCCTTTGTAATTTCTATTCTATCAGTTATTGCTGGCTTAGGACTGTCATTAACTGTGGGTTTAATGGCGGGGGTAATTCCTGCACGCAATGCAGCTAAATTAGATCCAATCACGGCTTTAAGAAGCGACTAA
- a CDS encoding ABC transporter ATP-binding protein, whose protein sequence is MTTMIWMESITKTYRLGEVNVPILKGIQLSVEEGEYVSIMGASGSGKSTLMNIVGCLDRPTSGQYVLEGRNLTTFDDDELAYIRNQRIGFVFQQFNLLARATALENVMLPMIYANLPKPKRRQRALEALERVGLKERIANRPSQLSGGQQQRVAIARALVNRPALVLADEPTGALDTETSQEVMNLLTELNQQGITIVIVTHEPDIAAQTHRIIRVQDGLIVG, encoded by the coding sequence ATGACAACAATGATTTGGATGGAATCTATTACTAAAACCTACCGCTTGGGAGAAGTTAATGTTCCCATCCTCAAAGGAATTCAATTATCTGTAGAAGAAGGCGAATATGTTTCCATTATGGGTGCGTCAGGTTCAGGTAAATCTACACTGATGAACATTGTCGGCTGTTTAGACCGCCCCACCAGTGGACAATACGTTTTAGAGGGGAGAAACCTGACTACTTTTGATGACGATGAATTAGCTTATATCCGTAATCAAAGAATTGGTTTTGTCTTCCAACAATTTAATCTTTTGGCGCGAGCTACAGCGTTAGAAAATGTCATGTTACCAATGATTTATGCCAATTTACCTAAGCCAAAACGCCGACAAAGAGCGCTAGAAGCTTTAGAAAGAGTAGGATTAAAAGAGCGGATTGCTAATCGTCCCAGTCAACTTTCTGGTGGACAACAACAAAGAGTAGCGATCGCCCGCGCTTTAGTCAACCGTCCCGCATTAGTTTTAGCAGACGAACCCACAGGAGCCTTAGACACAGAAACTTCCCAAGAAGTAATGAACTTGCTCACAGAACTAAATCAGCAAGGAATTACCATCGTCATCGTTACCCATGAGCCAGATATCGCGGCTCAAACTCACAGAATTATCCGAGTTCAGGACGGTTTAATTGTCGGTTAG
- the nfi gene encoding deoxyribonuclease V (cleaves DNA at apurinic or apyrimidinic sites), with translation MKLQPHHPWPQTLEEAIAIQEELRHQVIIEDKLQLPIKYVAGVDMGFAENGTISRAAVAVLSFPDLQLVETSVAYRPTSFPYIPGFLSFREIPAVLDALEKIKIIPEMILCDGQGIAHPRRLGIASHLGVILDMTTIGVAKSLLIGKHQELPEIKGSWQPLIHQGETIGAVLRSRTGVKPLYVSSGHRISLTTAIDYVLRCTPKYRLPETTRIADKIASARTMGGEVVG, from the coding sequence ATGAAACTTCAGCCACATCATCCCTGGCCTCAAACTTTAGAGGAAGCAATAGCTATTCAAGAAGAGTTACGCCATCAGGTGATTATAGAAGACAAACTGCAATTACCTATCAAATATGTCGCTGGAGTTGATATGGGTTTTGCAGAGAATGGTACGATTAGCCGTGCAGCTGTGGCGGTGCTGAGTTTTCCTGATTTGCAATTGGTGGAAACGAGCGTCGCTTATCGTCCTACCAGTTTTCCTTATATTCCGGGGTTTCTCTCTTTTAGAGAAATTCCGGCTGTGCTTGATGCTCTAGAAAAGATAAAAATCATACCAGAGATGATTCTGTGTGACGGTCAAGGGATTGCTCATCCTCGCAGATTGGGTATAGCTAGTCATCTGGGTGTCATCCTGGATATGACTACAATTGGTGTGGCAAAATCTTTGCTAATTGGTAAGCATCAAGAGTTACCAGAAATTAAGGGTAGTTGGCAACCATTAATACATCAAGGTGAAACTATAGGTGCAGTTTTGCGATCGCGCACTGGTGTCAAACCTCTATATGTCTCCAGTGGTCATCGCATCAGTCTTACCACGGCAATTGACTATGTACTCCGTTGCACGCCAAAATATCGATTGCCAGAAACTACGCGCATAGCAGATAAGATTGCGTCTGCAAGAACTATGGGGGGTGAAGTGGTTGGTTGA
- a CDS encoding FHA domain-containing protein: protein MNALTLQWHDAGQDYTQQISEKQSSKNPGTVRIGRDPQQCDIVLSDRTVSGLHVEIFFHADQQKFYIRNLRQPNPPLIDGQQLFQGEVPLKQGSVIYLGQMELKVTAVAINSFPETIIAPTKPPTPRIHHPHPPTPRILHPHPPTPPVSSPGVYGLECPKCHKISPVEKLQEGCPWCGTSLAAAVSVLVTQGH, encoded by the coding sequence ATGAACGCACTAACTTTACAGTGGCACGATGCAGGGCAAGATTACACTCAGCAGATTTCTGAGAAACAATCAAGCAAAAATCCCGGTACAGTCCGCATTGGTCGAGATCCTCAGCAGTGTGATATTGTTTTAAGCGATCGCACAGTATCTGGACTACACGTGGAAATATTTTTTCATGCCGATCAACAAAAATTTTATATTAGAAACCTACGCCAACCAAATCCACCTCTAATAGATGGACAACAACTGTTTCAGGGAGAAGTGCCTTTAAAACAGGGTAGTGTGATTTATCTGGGACAAATGGAACTTAAAGTCACTGCTGTAGCAATCAACAGTTTTCCAGAAACGATTATAGCCCCGACCAAACCGCCAACGCCCCGTATACATCACCCCCACCCACCAACGCCCCGTATACTCCACCCCCACCCACCCACACCTCCTGTATCATCACCAGGGGTTTATGGTTTGGAGTGTCCTAAATGTCATAAAATTTCTCCCGTGGAGAAACTGCAAGAAGGCTGTCCTTGGTGTGGAACATCTTTAGCTGCAGCAGTTAGTGTATTAGTTACACAAGGTCATTAG
- a CDS encoding chorismate-binding protein, producing the protein MSETQTYEYAEVFLTGENNPIIVLQNLLQEGVISDYILYQDRDEVRIAGNVLFKVSVTLDAVLLEDTEKKLSLPISDPLKQIESLLASLPIVDWTAYGYIAFDIIRFYSSYSKAIQQPLLCFIVPEIEIHITREKIKIKSIKSLDKIKKLLSVNNQLTDLVSTPISINFTDKEREDYQHKVDVLIQAIQAGKLQKAILSHSVKIKGDLDVLKTYIAGTKVNNSARSYCLNIGDVRAVGFSPEILMQIDNQGFVITNPLAGTRRRGENSHRNI; encoded by the coding sequence ATGAGCGAAACACAAACATATGAGTACGCAGAAGTATTTTTAACAGGAGAAAATAATCCTATTATTGTGTTGCAAAATTTGCTTCAAGAAGGTGTTATTTCTGATTATATTCTTTATCAAGATCGGGACGAAGTGCGTATTGCTGGTAATGTGTTATTTAAGGTATCAGTAACCTTAGATGCAGTCTTATTAGAAGATACAGAAAAAAAGTTGTCATTACCTATTAGCGATCCATTAAAACAAATAGAATCCTTATTAGCGTCTTTACCAATTGTAGATTGGACGGCTTACGGCTATATTGCTTTTGATATAATTCGCTTCTACTCAAGCTATTCTAAAGCAATTCAACAACCACTTTTATGTTTTATTGTACCAGAAATCGAAATTCACATTACTAGAGAAAAAATAAAAATTAAAAGCATAAAATCCCTAGATAAAATCAAAAAATTGTTATCAGTCAATAACCAATTAACAGATTTAGTTTCAACACCTATATCAATCAATTTTACTGATAAAGAGCGAGAAGATTATCAACATAAAGTAGATGTTCTGATTCAAGCTATTCAAGCTGGTAAGTTACAAAAAGCCATACTTTCTCATTCTGTAAAGATAAAAGGAGATCTGGACGTTCTTAAAACCTATATAGCGGGAACGAAAGTTAATAACTCTGCCCGTTCATATTGTCTAAATATAGGAGATGTACGTGCTGTAGGCTTTAGTCCCGAAATATTGATGCAAATAGACAATCAAGGATTTGTTATTACCAATCCGTTGGCTGGTACACGGCGACGTGGTGAAAATTCGCACCGAAATATTTGA
- a CDS encoding DUF3598 family protein: MKSQWECFLQNIGTWEGSFTLFSPQGELLNDVPSRLTLEKLHEQQQIRLTLCREGQKDVVLEYTSISGGGIQFFESGAFCQGSVQLAPFTIFGAELALIHENRRSRLVQIFEKNGQLDRVTLIREHLAGTDKVETPPLQIDDLLGEWRGEATTIYPDWRSPQTYSTNLQLKLDQSGRLIQSLSFSDRTITSTGTIKGATIIFEENSPNPVQILLLPSGASATSPLQIQPRQPLFLEAGWLIQPNLRQRMIRNYNEKGEWVSLTLVTEQKV; encoded by the coding sequence ATGAAATCTCAATGGGAATGTTTTCTGCAAAATATCGGTACCTGGGAAGGTTCGTTTACTTTGTTTTCGCCTCAAGGTGAATTGCTCAACGATGTTCCTAGTCGTTTGACACTAGAAAAGTTGCATGAACAGCAACAAATCCGCCTGACTTTGTGTCGTGAAGGGCAAAAGGATGTTGTTTTAGAGTATACATCTATCAGTGGTGGCGGGATTCAGTTTTTTGAAAGCGGCGCCTTTTGTCAAGGTTCAGTGCAATTAGCCCCTTTTACCATATTTGGTGCAGAATTGGCATTAATTCATGAAAATCGCCGTTCCCGTCTGGTGCAAATTTTTGAGAAAAATGGTCAGCTAGACAGAGTTACTTTAATTAGAGAACATTTAGCTGGAACTGATAAAGTAGAAACCCCACCCTTGCAGATTGATGACTTGTTGGGAGAATGGCGAGGTGAAGCCACTACAATATATCCCGATTGGCGATCGCCACAGACTTATTCTACAAACCTCCAACTAAAATTAGACCAGTCAGGGCGATTAATTCAAAGTTTGAGTTTTAGCGATCGTACAATTACCTCAACCGGCACAATCAAAGGTGCAACAATTATTTTTGAGGAAAATTCGCCCAACCCAGTGCAAATTTTACTCTTACCTAGCGGCGCTTCTGCAACTTCACCCTTACAAATCCAGCCCCGTCAACCTTTATTTTTAGAAGCAGGTTGGTTAATTCAACCAAATCTGCGCCAGCGCATGATTCGCAACTATAACGAAAAAGGCGAATGGGTGAGTTTAACTTTGGTGACGGAACAAAAGGTGTAA
- a CDS encoding cell division protein FtsX, whose amino-acid sequence MLKIFTQLDYLLKETFLGLLRGGWMNWAAVSTVTVLLFLCGLSLQTSWQVEKLLNQFGNQLQVSVYLDGRTEAETIAPLVAKMPEVVELQTIPKQEAWTKLVQELRIADVESATLQLGENPLVDELQVKASNSQAVPTLATQLAKLPGVEVVQYVDEAVKQVAQLHQGWKWVTLTITIILTLTAIAVTNTTIRLIVMARRQEIEIMQLVGATSTWIYLPFILQGIAFGLVGGAIAWSLLCVIQQFLNQMLVNQPEFIQFITNGLQLTTAQILLLPLILLGFGAGVGLMGSLLAVRRFAK is encoded by the coding sequence GTGTTAAAAATTTTTACTCAACTCGATTATTTGCTCAAAGAAACTTTCCTGGGGTTACTGCGGGGGGGTTGGATGAATTGGGCAGCAGTGAGTACTGTAACGGTGCTACTGTTCCTATGTGGGTTGAGTTTGCAGACATCTTGGCAAGTAGAAAAGTTGCTCAATCAGTTCGGTAATCAATTGCAGGTTTCAGTTTATCTGGATGGGAGGACAGAGGCGGAAACTATTGCGCCACTGGTAGCAAAAATGCCAGAGGTCGTGGAATTGCAAACGATTCCTAAACAGGAAGCTTGGACTAAGTTAGTTCAAGAATTGAGAATTGCTGATGTTGAGAGTGCTACTTTACAGTTAGGGGAAAATCCGCTGGTGGATGAGTTGCAGGTGAAAGCTAGCAACTCTCAGGCTGTACCCACTTTAGCCACCCAGTTAGCAAAGTTACCAGGAGTCGAGGTAGTGCAGTATGTGGATGAAGCCGTTAAACAGGTAGCCCAATTGCATCAAGGCTGGAAGTGGGTAACTTTGACCATAACAATCATTTTGACTTTAACAGCGATCGCTGTGACAAATACCACCATCCGTTTGATTGTCATGGCGCGACGCCAGGAAATCGAAATTATGCAGCTTGTTGGTGCTACTTCTACTTGGATTTACTTACCTTTTATTTTGCAAGGTATCGCTTTTGGCTTAGTTGGTGGAGCGATCGCTTGGAGTTTGCTCTGTGTGATTCAACAGTTTCTCAATCAAATGCTGGTCAACCAACCAGAATTTATCCAATTTATTACTAATGGCTTACAACTCACCACTGCACAAATCTTATTATTACCACTGATTCTCTTAGGTTTTGGTGCAGGTGTAGGATTAATGGGGAGCTTACTTGCTGTTCGCCGTTTTGCCAAATAG
- the ctpA gene encoding carboxyl-terminal processing protease CtpA, giving the protein MGLFMHKQFWRLGFSLLMAFWLGLGALVSPAAALTTEQKLVSEVWRIVNRTYLDETFNHQNWAAVRQKTLSASFDNNQAAYQAIQKMLKSLDDPFTRFLDPEQYRSLQVNTSGELTGVGLQIALNSQTGKLEVITPIAGSPADKAGIRPRDRIVKIEGIATQNLTLDEAAARMRGPIGSFVTLLIERDGEGEREVRVTRDRIALNPVVAELRSSPDNQPVGYIRLNQFSANAAMELAHAITNLEKKGAAGYILDLRNNPGGLLQAGVEIARFWLDSGTIVYTVNRQGIEGSFEAFGPALTQDPLVVLVNQGTASASEILAGALQDNGRAQLVGETTFGKGLIQSLFELSDGSGLAVTIAKYETPKHRDINKLGIKPDKVIAQEAITREQIATNADQQYQAAMELLTGKSAG; this is encoded by the coding sequence ATGGGCTTGTTCATGCACAAACAATTTTGGCGGCTAGGATTTTCGTTGTTAATGGCATTTTGGTTGGGGCTGGGAGCATTGGTGTCGCCGGCTGCGGCTTTGACGACAGAACAAAAGCTGGTTTCAGAAGTATGGCGAATTGTCAATCGTACTTATCTAGATGAGACGTTTAATCATCAAAACTGGGCTGCGGTGAGGCAAAAAACGTTGTCAGCTTCTTTTGACAACAATCAAGCAGCTTATCAAGCAATTCAAAAGATGCTCAAGAGCTTGGATGATCCTTTCACTCGCTTTTTAGATCCGGAACAGTACCGCAGTTTGCAGGTGAATACTTCTGGAGAATTGACGGGTGTGGGCTTGCAAATTGCGCTGAATTCCCAAACAGGTAAGTTAGAGGTGATTACACCAATAGCAGGTTCGCCGGCAGATAAAGCCGGGATTAGACCGCGCGATCGCATTGTTAAAATTGAGGGGATAGCTACACAAAATCTGACTCTTGATGAAGCTGCAGCTAGGATGCGCGGGCCTATCGGTAGTTTTGTAACTTTGTTGATTGAACGGGATGGAGAGGGAGAAAGAGAAGTGAGGGTGACACGCGATCGCATTGCTCTAAATCCTGTAGTAGCAGAGTTGCGTTCTTCCCCGGATAATCAGCCTGTGGGTTACATTCGGCTGAATCAATTTAGCGCCAATGCGGCAATGGAATTAGCTCACGCTATTACTAATCTAGAAAAAAAAGGTGCTGCTGGCTATATTCTCGATTTGCGAAATAATCCTGGTGGGCTGTTACAAGCTGGAGTGGAAATTGCTCGCTTCTGGTTGGATTCAGGAACTATAGTTTACACTGTGAACCGACAAGGAATTGAGGGCAGTTTTGAAGCCTTTGGGCCTGCACTCACACAAGACCCGTTGGTTGTTTTAGTCAATCAAGGAACCGCGAGTGCTAGCGAGATTCTGGCTGGTGCATTGCAAGATAACGGTCGCGCTCAGTTGGTAGGTGAAACTACTTTTGGTAAGGGTTTAATTCAATCTTTATTTGAATTATCTGATGGTTCTGGTTTGGCGGTGACAATTGCTAAATATGAAACCCCTAAACACCGAGATATTAACAAGTTAGGTATTAAGCCAGACAAAGTGATTGCCCAAGAAGCAATTACCCGTGAACAAATTGCTACCAATGCCGATCAACAATATCAAGCGGCGATGGAGTTGTTGACAGGAAAATCGGCAGGATGA